The Arthrobacter burdickii genome window below encodes:
- a CDS encoding DNA-3-methyladenine glycosylase gives MNEQSGAGGDLRQRLGGSALDVAPWLLGAHLTHRDDDGEVTVRISEVEAYLGPDDPGSHAFRGKTARNATMFGPAGHLYVYFTYGMHYCANVVCGTEGWATGVLLRAGEIVAGVDQARKRRSHPASDLDLARGPARLAQALGLDRRFDGADVLAPPFRLILPDEPPVQVGRGPRVGVSGLAGTAEYPWRFWLPGDPSVSRYRPGKQPAARKVDP, from the coding sequence GTGAACGAGCAGAGCGGAGCGGGCGGGGACCTGCGCCAGAGACTGGGCGGCAGCGCACTCGACGTCGCCCCCTGGCTCCTCGGCGCACACCTGACACACCGGGACGACGACGGCGAGGTCACCGTGCGCATCTCCGAGGTGGAGGCCTACCTCGGCCCCGATGATCCCGGCTCCCACGCGTTCCGCGGGAAGACGGCACGGAACGCGACCATGTTCGGGCCGGCCGGCCACCTCTACGTCTACTTCACCTATGGCATGCACTACTGCGCCAACGTGGTCTGCGGGACGGAAGGGTGGGCCACGGGTGTGCTCCTGCGCGCGGGCGAGATCGTGGCGGGCGTCGATCAAGCGCGGAAACGCCGATCCCATCCCGCGTCGGACCTGGATCTCGCCCGAGGGCCCGCGCGCCTCGCGCAGGCGCTCGGGCTCGACCGCCGCTTCGACGGTGCCGACGTCCTCGCCCCGCCCTTCCGGCTGATCCTTCCGGATGAGCCCCCTGTGCAGGTCGGACGGGGGCCCCGGGTCGGTGTGAGCGGCCTCGCCGGTACGGCGGAGTATCCGTGGCGCTTCTGGCTGCCGGGCGACCCGTCGGTGTCCCGCTACCGTCCCGGCAAGCAGCCCGCAGCCCGTAAGGTGGATCCGTGA